A stretch of the Halomonas sp. BDJS001 genome encodes the following:
- a CDS encoding glycosyltransferase family 8 protein, whose translation MNIVLCADESYARYGSVVMASVIAHAINIEQIRFFMLTPGMSEETKNSLRESVERSGAALDIIDVDVAALQGFKAGRFGIAALLRLLMHRYLPADCKRIIYLDCDLLVRSDLSELWSMPLNGHTAAATINLYSSSSRGARKLPDDYFNSGVMLVDMTAWREKCVGERALACLDREGDNFRYPDQDALNRVLEGDWCWLPVEWNFQPTAYAAVEKRYPHLVTHMASLETAIHHPRIVHFIGSVKPWHAKCVHPFQEDFIAYSRHTAWPIDSKTLASSLSWRERIRMALKQPKIRRRRRLTQV comes from the coding sequence ATGAATATTGTTCTGTGTGCAGATGAATCCTATGCTCGGTATGGTTCTGTGGTTATGGCCTCGGTTATCGCCCATGCCATTAATATTGAGCAGATCCGCTTCTTCATGCTGACGCCAGGTATGAGCGAGGAGACTAAAAATAGCCTACGTGAATCCGTTGAGCGATCCGGTGCTGCCCTTGATATCATCGACGTCGACGTAGCGGCGTTGCAAGGATTCAAGGCTGGTCGCTTTGGTATCGCAGCGCTGCTTCGCCTGCTGATGCATCGTTATCTGCCTGCCGATTGTAAGCGCATCATTTACCTTGACTGTGATTTATTAGTTCGTAGTGACCTCTCCGAGTTATGGTCTATGCCGCTCAATGGTCATACCGCTGCGGCTACTATTAACCTATATAGCTCTTCCAGCAGGGGGGCTCGAAAGTTACCGGATGACTACTTCAACTCAGGGGTAATGCTTGTCGATATGACGGCTTGGCGTGAAAAGTGTGTGGGTGAAAGGGCTTTGGCATGCCTTGACAGAGAGGGCGACAACTTTCGGTATCCAGATCAGGATGCCCTGAATCGAGTGCTGGAAGGGGATTGGTGCTGGTTACCGGTGGAGTGGAACTTTCAACCGACGGCCTATGCGGCTGTAGAGAAGCGTTACCCGCATCTTGTTACACATATGGCCTCTCTGGAAACAGCTATTCACCATCCGCGTATCGTGCATTTCATTGGATCGGTCAAGCCATGGCATGCCAAATGTGTGCATCCTTTCCAGGAAGACTTTATTGCCTATTCTCGCCATACTGCTTGGCCTATTGATAGCAAGACATTGGCGTCCTCGCTATCGTGGAGGGAACGCATCCGTATGGCACTCAAGCAGCCTAAGATTCGTCGTCGTCGTCGATTAACCCAGGTCTAG
- a CDS encoding O-antigen ligase family protein: MERGREEPQCGWKTKNNAVGWIALSVYAFSWLINFDVSRAAESVFLLCFVIAWFKEPDPAVKWNKVFLLFIAFVALQVWVYFFAIERFPEVADGQIKAARHMTKLFLCIAVAWWLRGSINAAKYLLFIFLAGIVTSLAINSNTETWMAGLSGKRVDFGYTNAQHTAFYLGLLLIMGGGWLVRCLRCGANKPEWGLALALTLLGLVGVVVTQTRAVWLALTVILLSLIVFSLCRFIKQRQRRWLRPKLLFPVVALVGVLTLTVITMVPVIEKRLLDEQDVIETIGQGNLDDVPLSSIGIRIHTWVYGWEKVKERPLTGWGPKSRNSLIDEGPFPDWLKDMFGHFHNVYLEILLAYGVSGLAALAALTVMILRGTIMLLGRGHQYLGMGILVSWVFFFIINLFESYLIFSSGMYFFIIFGGVGMSSYLFGENRTISVEAQ, encoded by the coding sequence ATGGAACGGGGTAGAGAAGAGCCGCAATGCGGTTGGAAGACAAAAAATAATGCCGTTGGTTGGATTGCGTTATCTGTTTATGCTTTTTCGTGGCTTATCAATTTTGACGTTTCTCGTGCGGCGGAGTCAGTATTTCTTCTATGTTTTGTCATTGCTTGGTTCAAGGAGCCTGACCCAGCAGTTAAGTGGAATAAGGTTTTTCTGCTCTTCATCGCTTTTGTTGCACTTCAGGTCTGGGTGTATTTCTTTGCTATAGAACGCTTCCCGGAGGTTGCCGATGGGCAGATCAAAGCTGCACGGCATATGACCAAACTTTTTCTTTGTATTGCAGTGGCTTGGTGGCTGAGAGGCTCTATAAATGCTGCCAAGTATTTACTGTTTATCTTTTTAGCGGGAATCGTCACTTCTTTAGCTATTAATTCAAACACTGAAACTTGGATGGCGGGTCTGTCAGGCAAGCGGGTCGATTTTGGGTACACCAATGCCCAACATACGGCTTTTTACTTGGGCCTACTACTGATTATGGGGGGGGGCTGGCTAGTCAGATGTCTGCGTTGCGGCGCTAATAAGCCCGAGTGGGGGCTGGCGTTGGCTTTGACACTACTTGGTTTGGTGGGCGTTGTCGTAACCCAAACTCGGGCGGTCTGGTTAGCCCTGACCGTGATACTGCTAAGTTTGATAGTCTTTAGCTTGTGTCGTTTCATTAAGCAAAGACAACGACGCTGGTTGCGCCCCAAACTGCTGTTTCCAGTTGTTGCCCTCGTCGGCGTGCTCACACTTACGGTGATCACGATGGTGCCGGTTATTGAAAAGCGGCTGTTAGATGAGCAGGATGTGATCGAAACTATCGGGCAAGGCAACCTCGATGATGTCCCTCTCAGTAGTATTGGTATACGTATTCATACCTGGGTATATGGATGGGAAAAAGTTAAGGAAAGACCTCTGACGGGATGGGGGCCTAAGAGCCGGAACTCGCTGATTGATGAAGGGCCTTTCCCCGATTGGCTGAAAGACATGTTTGGCCATTTCCATAACGTCTACCTGGAAATCCTATTGGCATATGGTGTGTCAGGGCTGGCAGCACTAGCTGCGCTGACAGTGATGATTCTCAGGGGAACGATTATGTTACTTGGGAGGGGGCACCAATATTTGGGAATGGGAATACTCGTGTCGTGGGTATTTTTCTTCATCATAAACTTGTTTGAGTCCTATCTGATTTTCAGTTCTGGTATGTATTTTTTTATCATTTTCGGTGGGGTCGGGATGTCCTCCTACCTTTTCGGTGAAAATCGGACGATCAGTGTAGAGGCACAATGA
- a CDS encoding glycosyltransferase — protein sequence MLLQAAQKLEHQAPDIQFILLGDGEDTETLKTEYSSLGNVSWLGFKSNIADYLAGLDVFAFPSRNEGLGSVLLDVMQLGVPVIATNVGGIPDIVKHEQTGLLIPSGDADALASGIMRLRQDVALRQRLVQGATERLDHYSPQSMTASYWHLYQTIVSE from the coding sequence GTGCTCTTACAAGCTGCTCAAAAGCTTGAGCATCAAGCACCTGATATACAGTTTATTTTGCTAGGCGATGGTGAAGATACGGAAACGCTAAAAACAGAATACTCGTCGCTTGGCAATGTTTCCTGGCTGGGGTTTAAAAGCAATATTGCCGACTATCTGGCTGGCCTGGATGTGTTTGCGTTTCCTTCACGCAATGAAGGCTTGGGCTCTGTGTTACTGGACGTCATGCAGCTCGGTGTTCCTGTCATTGCTACCAACGTTGGCGGCATACCCGATATCGTTAAGCATGAACAGACAGGGTTACTGATACCGTCCGGCGACGCCGATGCACTGGCTAGCGGTATTATGCGATTAAGACAGGATGTCGCTCTTCGGCAGCGATTGGTTCAAGGAGCCACTGAGCGTTTAGATCATTATAGCCCGCAGTCAATGACTGCATCGTACTGGCACCTCTATCAAACCATAGTGAGCGAATAA
- a CDS encoding sulfatase-like hydrolase/transferase encodes MGYATTVMTRLPWWTLFFVAAVWIGVGLKLRWGHPANARYRKMWPWSLLPLSLWGVYVYLADSFGIVDLGAVFFHLQAGMAEHGGAGKMISALLYTLIMIGVLAAVTWLSRHDQRWRLAERFFAILLLASNPLLYGLGQRSASIVTDDGAWLDRRYKPPPTEELRDAPNLLILYLESIERTYSNELFGDAYADLNALGEQGAVFEGVRQMDNTGWTMAGMIASQCGVPLMPAGLLHDSQFEPLSKVVPGVDCLGDILAEQGYQLSYLGGASTQFAGKGLFYSGHQFTTVKGREDLEPDLEDPEYVNSWGLYDDTLYDITADEIRRLDNEDSGPWGVVSLNLAGHAPNGYPSQSCVEEQGEFDGQDILYSVKCSTWLARNLVERLESEGLLDNTLVVILSDHLTMRVSVWDQLTALDRDNTLIMLSNGIKPQRIRRDATMLDVFPTILDALGFKLERDRAGLGTSLFSNNRTLVEAHGIEVLNERLREETALQHRLWEGISPQRREPDESSQAPSQEQTLETPADVADEVELIH; translated from the coding sequence ATGGGTTATGCCACCACGGTCATGACCCGCTTGCCCTGGTGGACGCTATTTTTTGTAGCGGCCGTGTGGATTGGCGTGGGCTTAAAGTTACGCTGGGGCCATCCTGCGAACGCTCGTTATCGTAAAATGTGGCCCTGGTCGCTGTTACCGCTAAGCCTATGGGGTGTGTACGTTTATCTGGCGGATAGCTTTGGCATCGTCGACCTAGGCGCGGTGTTTTTTCACCTTCAAGCCGGTATGGCCGAACACGGTGGCGCAGGCAAAATGATTTCCGCGCTACTCTATACGCTGATAATGATCGGCGTACTGGCAGCGGTAACGTGGCTGTCACGTCATGACCAGCGCTGGCGCTTAGCTGAGCGTTTTTTCGCTATTCTGTTATTGGCTAGCAACCCGCTGCTTTATGGCCTAGGCCAACGCAGCGCGTCGATTGTCACCGATGATGGAGCCTGGCTGGATCGCCGCTACAAGCCCCCCCCCACTGAAGAGCTAAGGGATGCACCTAACTTACTCATTCTGTACCTGGAAAGCATTGAGCGCACCTACTCCAATGAGCTATTTGGGGATGCCTACGCCGACCTTAACGCCCTGGGTGAACAAGGTGCTGTTTTTGAGGGCGTGCGCCAAATGGACAACACGGGGTGGACGATGGCTGGCATGATTGCCAGTCAGTGTGGAGTGCCGCTGATGCCCGCCGGGCTTCTCCACGATAGCCAGTTTGAGCCGCTATCGAAGGTTGTCCCTGGCGTCGATTGCCTGGGAGACATCCTTGCGGAACAGGGCTACCAACTAAGCTATCTAGGCGGTGCTAGCACACAGTTCGCCGGCAAAGGACTGTTCTACAGCGGACATCAATTCACTACGGTCAAAGGCCGTGAAGATTTAGAGCCCGATCTAGAGGATCCTGAGTACGTTAATAGCTGGGGGCTGTATGACGATACGCTGTATGACATCACTGCCGATGAGATCAGACGATTAGACAATGAAGATAGCGGCCCCTGGGGCGTGGTTAGTCTTAATTTGGCAGGCCATGCGCCAAATGGCTACCCTTCCCAGTCCTGTGTGGAAGAGCAGGGAGAGTTCGATGGGCAAGATATTCTTTATTCGGTGAAATGCTCTACTTGGCTTGCACGAAATCTGGTTGAACGCTTGGAATCTGAGGGGCTTCTCGATAACACCTTAGTGGTCATACTTAGCGACCATTTGACGATGCGCGTTTCTGTCTGGGATCAACTGACCGCGTTAGACCGCGACAATACGCTCATCATGCTGAGTAACGGTATCAAGCCACAGCGTATACGGCGCGACGCTACCATGCTGGATGTTTTCCCCACGATACTCGATGCGTTGGGCTTTAAATTGGAGCGCGACCGCGCAGGCCTAGGCACTTCGCTTTTCAGCAACAACCGAACGCTGGTAGAGGCGCATGGTATCGAAGTGCTTAATGAGCGCTTGCGAGAGGAGACAGCGCTGCAGCACCGCCTTTGGGAGGGCATCTCCCCGCAGCGGCGCGAGCCCGATGAATCTTCTCAAGCCCCCTCTCAAGAACAAACTCTGGAGACGCCTGCTGATGTGGCAGACGAAGTCGAGCTCATCCATTAA
- the glyQ gene encoding glycine--tRNA ligase subunit alpha, whose product MSVSTNQSTPDVSTFQGLILALQQYWAEQGCVILQPLDMEVGAGTFHPATFLRAIGPETWNAAYVQPSRRPTDGRYGENPNRLQHYYQFQVVMKPSPSNLQDLYLGSLKRLGLDPLVHDIRFVEDNWESPTLGAWGLGWEIWLNGMEVTQFTYFQQAGGIECYPVTGELTYGLERIAMYLQDVDSVYDLVWAIAPDGSKVTYGDVYLQNEREQSAYNFEHADVDQLFANFDHQEKECGKLLTARLPLPAYEQVLKASHTFNLLDARHAISVTERQRFILRVRTMARDVATAYFESRKAEGFPMAPEILRRELLQELLADQGDN is encoded by the coding sequence ATGAGTGTCTCGACAAACCAATCGACACCCGATGTGTCGACCTTTCAAGGCTTGATCCTTGCTCTGCAGCAGTACTGGGCAGAACAGGGTTGCGTCATCCTGCAGCCGCTCGATATGGAAGTCGGCGCGGGCACCTTCCACCCCGCCACCTTTCTGCGGGCGATTGGTCCCGAAACCTGGAACGCTGCCTATGTACAGCCTTCCCGACGTCCTACTGATGGCCGCTATGGCGAAAACCCTAACCGCCTTCAGCACTACTACCAGTTCCAGGTAGTGATGAAGCCGTCGCCCAGTAACCTGCAGGATCTTTATCTGGGCTCGCTCAAACGCCTTGGACTTGATCCGCTGGTTCACGATATCCGCTTTGTCGAAGATAACTGGGAATCCCCTACCCTAGGCGCCTGGGGCCTGGGCTGGGAAATCTGGTTAAACGGCATGGAAGTCACCCAGTTTACCTACTTCCAGCAGGCAGGTGGCATCGAATGCTACCCAGTCACCGGCGAACTGACCTATGGACTTGAGCGTATTGCCATGTACCTGCAGGACGTCGACAGCGTTTATGATCTCGTTTGGGCCATTGCCCCCGATGGCAGCAAAGTGACTTACGGCGATGTTTACCTGCAAAATGAGCGCGAACAATCCGCCTACAATTTTGAGCACGCTGACGTTGATCAGCTGTTTGCCAACTTTGATCACCAGGAAAAAGAGTGTGGCAAGTTGCTCACTGCCCGCCTGCCGCTTCCGGCCTACGAGCAAGTCCTGAAGGCATCACACACCTTCAACCTGCTGGACGCCCGTCACGCTATCTCGGTCACCGAGCGTCAGCGCTTTATCCTGCGCGTACGCACGATGGCCCGGGATGTCGCCACTGCTTACTTTGAGTCGCGTAAGGCCGAAGGTTTCCCCATGGCGCCAGAAATACTTCGCCGAGAACTGTTACAAGAGCTACTCGCCGATCAGGGAGACAACTAA
- the waaF gene encoding lipopolysaccharide heptosyltransferase II: protein MANSAQRLLVIGPSWVGDMVMAQSLFMTLKARQPGATIAVVAPAWSQPILERMPEVDEVLPLAVGHGEFGLSSRRELANRLRGRFDRAIVLPRSWKAALVPFMARIPERIGFLGEHRYGLLKERRKLDKQVLDQTVKRFVSLGLPLEEAASGEFALPKPRLQIDRDNLVNLRLTHSLSSRTAIGMMPGAEYGPAKQWPVSYFHTLAKRLVKEGFEVRVLGGAKDHPAGEQITQGLSHAHNLCGKTQLADAVDLLADCRQVVTNDSGLMHVAAAVGVRIHALYGSSSPAYTPPLTDNAVIHYLALSCSPCFQRTCPLGHTNCLNQLSVEQVYRQIHATHHWESVIVNG from the coding sequence ATGGCTAACTCAGCACAGCGACTGCTGGTGATTGGCCCCTCGTGGGTGGGGGATATGGTCATGGCACAGAGCCTGTTCATGACCTTAAAAGCCCGTCAGCCAGGGGCGACAATCGCGGTGGTGGCACCAGCCTGGTCTCAGCCTATTTTAGAGCGTATGCCTGAAGTGGACGAAGTACTGCCGTTGGCAGTGGGGCACGGTGAGTTTGGCCTGTCCAGCCGCCGCGAACTCGCTAACCGGCTGCGCGGGCGTTTTGACCGCGCCATTGTACTGCCTCGCTCTTGGAAAGCTGCACTGGTGCCCTTTATGGCACGTATTCCAGAGCGTATAGGCTTTCTAGGTGAGCACCGCTATGGGCTTCTCAAGGAGCGCCGCAAGCTCGACAAGCAAGTGCTGGATCAAACGGTGAAACGCTTTGTATCGCTGGGCCTCCCCCTGGAAGAGGCAGCCAGCGGTGAGTTTGCGCTGCCCAAGCCACGCCTCCAGATAGACCGAGATAACTTGGTCAATTTACGCCTGACACACTCGCTCTCTTCGCGCACGGCGATTGGCATGATGCCGGGCGCTGAATATGGCCCCGCCAAGCAGTGGCCGGTGAGTTATTTTCATACATTAGCCAAACGACTGGTGAAAGAGGGCTTTGAAGTCCGCGTACTCGGTGGGGCAAAGGATCATCCGGCGGGAGAACAGATCACGCAGGGACTTTCCCATGCCCATAACCTGTGTGGCAAAACCCAGCTGGCCGATGCGGTTGATCTGCTGGCGGATTGCCGGCAGGTCGTTACCAATGACTCGGGGTTAATGCATGTGGCTGCCGCGGTCGGCGTTCGCATCCATGCACTGTACGGTTCTTCATCGCCTGCCTACACGCCGCCATTGACCGATAACGCCGTCATCCATTACCTAGCGCTCTCTTGCTCTCCCTGCTTTCAACGTACCTGCCCATTGGGGCACACCAACTGCCTTAATCAGCTCAGCGTTGAGCAAGTCTATCGACAGATTCATGCGACTCATCACTGGGAGAGTGTGATCGTTAATGGATGA
- a CDS encoding glycosyl transferase family 90, with amino-acid sequence MMFAASAKAHKNLHKLGFYAQHTVHRLIPSTFLQRQRISLLHSLKRLPEEEQQHLLFRVNYCNQLKDTVELPGSAKSLSGFKREKSGTYYLDLLSILRYFPPELRFCHRFGDVTTVPDAPTLVKSRPINDHNQNSVLLKLNRVRHYYTVKDPYRYDDKLDLVVWRGSCHQEHRRQFVRDFYDHPLCNVGDIHKNAHGQPWHRHFMSVQEQLKYKFVLSIEGKDVATNLKWIMASNSLCFMRQPRFETWFMEGTLLPDYHYVKLKDDYSDLEEKIIYYQDNPAAAKKIIGNANRYFAQFMNTGQERLLGLLVMQKYFERTHQLLPE; translated from the coding sequence ATGATGTTTGCGGCTTCTGCAAAAGCGCATAAAAACCTTCATAAGCTGGGCTTTTATGCGCAGCATACCGTTCACCGCCTGATTCCCAGTACGTTTCTACAACGGCAAAGAATCAGCTTACTTCACTCATTAAAGCGTCTGCCGGAAGAGGAGCAGCAACACTTACTTTTCCGAGTTAACTACTGTAACCAATTGAAAGACACTGTTGAGTTGCCGGGTTCAGCAAAAAGCTTATCTGGATTCAAGCGCGAGAAAAGCGGCACTTATTATTTGGACTTACTCAGTATATTGCGCTACTTCCCGCCTGAACTACGCTTCTGCCATCGCTTTGGTGATGTAACCACCGTGCCAGACGCGCCGACTTTGGTGAAAAGCCGCCCCATTAATGACCACAATCAAAACTCGGTTTTACTTAAGTTAAACCGTGTTCGCCATTACTACACGGTGAAAGATCCTTACCGCTATGATGACAAGCTTGACCTTGTGGTATGGCGGGGTTCTTGTCATCAAGAACACCGGCGACAATTCGTTCGAGATTTTTATGATCACCCGCTATGCAATGTGGGTGACATTCACAAAAATGCCCATGGCCAGCCCTGGCATCGCCATTTTATGTCGGTACAGGAGCAACTGAAATATAAATTCGTGCTCAGTATAGAAGGCAAAGATGTTGCAACAAATCTCAAATGGATAATGGCCTCCAACTCACTCTGTTTTATGCGACAGCCGCGCTTTGAAACATGGTTTATGGAAGGCACTTTGTTACCTGACTATCACTATGTGAAGCTCAAGGATGATTACTCAGATCTGGAGGAAAAAATCATCTATTACCAGGACAACCCCGCGGCGGCCAAAAAAATTATCGGTAATGCCAACCGCTACTTCGCTCAATTTATGAATACGGGCCAGGAACGTTTGCTAGGCCTTTTGGTGATGCAGAAATATTTCGAGCGCACCCATCAACTTCTTCCTGAGTAG
- a CDS encoding glycosyltransferase family 2 protein — protein MISANIITFNEEANIADCIASVRQVCDDIVVVDSGSQDRTTAIAHELGAQVVQQAYLGDGIQKNIALAHVKYDWVLSLDADERLTPEMVEAIRQLDLSATEHDAFAFRRRNMIGSRWIRVCGWYPDYCIRLYNRHHARFADVKQHASIGASNPKRLNADIVHYSFANLGQLFAKPGRNFSGRAAKIMFQKGKRANAFSPFTHGLNAFIRKYIFQRGFMGGVDGMTVAISAGLNSYLKYAKLLEYQRDPKVLEAEDFKKVW, from the coding sequence ATGATATCGGCTAATATTATTACCTTTAATGAAGAAGCCAATATTGCGGACTGTATTGCTTCCGTTCGCCAGGTATGTGACGACATCGTTGTAGTGGATTCAGGCAGCCAAGATCGCACCACTGCTATCGCGCACGAGTTAGGTGCCCAAGTGGTTCAACAGGCCTACCTAGGCGACGGCATTCAAAAAAATATCGCGCTAGCGCATGTAAAATATGACTGGGTGCTCAGCTTAGACGCCGATGAGCGTCTAACGCCAGAGATGGTCGAAGCGATCAGGCAGCTCGACCTTTCTGCAACCGAACATGACGCCTTTGCCTTTCGTCGTCGCAATATGATTGGCTCACGCTGGATTAGAGTCTGTGGATGGTATCCGGATTACTGCATTCGACTCTACAACCGACACCATGCTCGCTTTGCTGATGTAAAACAGCACGCCAGCATAGGGGCTTCTAACCCCAAGCGACTTAATGCAGATATAGTGCATTACTCCTTTGCTAACCTAGGCCAGTTATTTGCCAAGCCAGGACGCAATTTCAGCGGTCGTGCGGCCAAGATCATGTTTCAAAAGGGGAAACGGGCTAACGCTTTCTCGCCATTTACCCATGGCCTGAATGCCTTTATTCGCAAATATATTTTTCAGCGAGGCTTCATGGGCGGGGTCGATGGCATGACCGTTGCGATCAGCGCAGGACTCAATAGTTACTTAAAGTATGCCAAGCTACTCGAATATCAGCGCGACCCAAAAGTCCTCGAAGCCGAAGACTTTAAAAAGGTTTGGTGA
- a CDS encoding glycosyltransferase, with the protein MKVLIVVRTLKIGGMERVAVNLADAFAEQGHESHLMYFKPRPPQLAPSNERVNVHHFALSRAMWTSGVGGIIEVVARLLNSVLRKSYFLLSGWWGGKLFRREIRRLERQYGTFDRIIFRGIGTFETVWSFQDPRACYVLENIVKAPPDHAAWLERLKARCLFHNKHLVTVSHGVEQQVATALQTLQVKPLSLRTITNPCPLATIRKAMREDIPERPPSPYLLNVARLVPQKNHHLLLRAYAKMHTTLPLVIVGEGPLRAELEALAGELGIAARVTFVGRQLNPYPWMHHARLFILSSAHEGLGIVLLEALACQTPIVSVDCPGGVRDIMAGELEAYLCDMTPEALADRVDAILNADGYAIDERWLERFSPAHITTAFLQEMPAQ; encoded by the coding sequence ATGAAGGTATTAATTGTTGTGCGTACGTTAAAAATTGGCGGCATGGAGCGAGTGGCGGTGAACCTTGCCGACGCTTTTGCTGAACAGGGTCATGAGAGCCATTTAATGTATTTTAAGCCGCGTCCGCCTCAGTTAGCACCGAGCAATGAGCGGGTAAATGTCCACCATTTCGCACTGTCTCGTGCTATGTGGACATCAGGTGTAGGTGGCATTATCGAGGTGGTGGCACGCTTGCTCAATAGCGTGTTAAGGAAGAGCTACTTTTTATTGTCGGGCTGGTGGGGTGGCAAACTTTTTCGCCGTGAAATACGTCGCCTTGAGCGTCAATATGGCACTTTTGACCGGATCATTTTCCGCGGTATCGGTACCTTTGAAACGGTATGGTCTTTCCAAGATCCCCGTGCCTGTTATGTTCTGGAGAATATCGTTAAAGCGCCCCCTGACCATGCCGCCTGGCTAGAGCGGCTAAAAGCACGCTGCCTTTTTCATAACAAACACTTAGTTACAGTATCCCACGGTGTTGAACAGCAAGTCGCCACTGCTCTGCAAACGCTACAAGTCAAGCCGCTCTCGCTGAGAACCATCACCAACCCATGCCCTTTAGCGACCATTCGCAAAGCCATGCGCGAAGATATTCCAGAGCGGCCCCCTTCCCCGTATTTACTCAACGTAGCACGCTTGGTGCCGCAAAAAAATCACCACCTACTGCTACGAGCATACGCCAAGATGCACACCACCCTTCCGCTAGTAATTGTCGGCGAGGGGCCACTGCGTGCAGAGCTGGAAGCGCTAGCCGGTGAGCTGGGTATTGCAGCGCGGGTGACTTTTGTCGGTCGCCAATTAAACCCTTATCCTTGGATGCATCATGCGCGCCTATTCATCTTGAGCTCTGCCCACGAAGGGCTTGGCATTGTGCTGCTTGAAGCGCTGGCTTGCCAAACGCCTATTGTCTCGGTCGATTGTCCAGGTGGGGTACGTGATATTATGGCCGGAGAGCTGGAAGCTTACCTTTGTGACATGACGCCGGAGGCCTTAGCAGACCGTGTCGATGCCATTCTTAATGCTGACGGCTACGCTATTGATGAACGTTGGCTGGAACGCTTTTCTCCAGCGCACATTACGACTGCCTTTTTGCAAGAGATGCCTGCACAATGA
- the rfaD gene encoding ADP-glyceromanno-heptose 6-epimerase — protein MIVVTGGAGFIGANIVKALNARGRNDVMVVDDLRDGTKFVNLADCTLADYLDKDDFLARVKAALRGDSVDLPKIDAIFHEGACSDTTEWDGHYMMENNFEYSKVLLNYCEQQNIPFLFASSAATYGGSEIFREAPECEKPLNVYGYSKLLFDQHVRSRWSELTTQVVGFRYFNVYGPREQHKGKMASVAYHNHLQIRNGETLKLFGAYDGFEAGMQSRDFVYVGDVVDVNLWFLDHPEQSGIFNLGTGRAEPFKAIGEAVIDFYGKGEIDYIAFPEELKGRYQSYTRADISRLRESGCDVEFKTVAQGVNAYLEWLNG, from the coding sequence ATGATTGTGGTAACAGGCGGTGCCGGTTTTATCGGAGCCAACATAGTCAAAGCATTGAATGCCCGTGGGCGAAACGATGTGATGGTCGTTGACGATTTGCGCGATGGTACCAAATTCGTCAATTTGGCCGACTGCACGCTGGCGGATTACCTCGATAAGGACGATTTCCTTGCCAGGGTAAAAGCTGCCCTGCGCGGTGATAGCGTCGACCTACCCAAGATCGATGCTATTTTTCATGAGGGCGCCTGCTCGGATACCACCGAGTGGGATGGTCACTACATGATGGAGAATAATTTCGAGTACTCCAAAGTACTGCTTAATTACTGCGAGCAGCAGAATATCCCCTTCTTGTTCGCCTCGTCAGCCGCCACCTATGGCGGTAGCGAGATATTTAGAGAGGCGCCCGAGTGCGAAAAGCCGCTTAACGTATACGGCTACTCAAAGCTATTGTTCGATCAGCACGTGCGTTCGCGCTGGAGTGAATTAACCACCCAGGTGGTGGGGTTCCGCTACTTTAATGTCTACGGCCCCCGTGAACAGCATAAAGGCAAAATGGCCAGCGTGGCCTATCACAACCATCTGCAAATTCGTAATGGTGAAACGCTCAAGCTGTTTGGCGCCTACGACGGTTTTGAAGCCGGTATGCAGAGCCGTGACTTCGTTTATGTCGGCGATGTGGTCGATGTAAACCTATGGTTTTTGGATCATCCCGAACAGTCCGGCATTTTTAATCTGGGGACTGGTCGTGCGGAACCCTTTAAAGCGATTGGCGAGGCGGTCATCGACTTTTACGGCAAGGGCGAGATTGACTACATTGCGTTTCCCGAAGAGCTTAAAGGGCGCTATCAGAGCTATACCCGAGCTGATATCAGCCGACTACGTGAGAGTGGCTGCGATGTTGAGTTTAAAACCGTTGCTCAAGGGGTGAATGCTTACCTGGAGTGGCTTAATGGCTAA